A region from the Pseudomonas sp. KU26590 genome encodes:
- a CDS encoding Trm112 family protein, with protein MDTKLLDILACPICKGPLKLSADKTELISKGAGLAYPIRDGIPVMLESEARTLTTDERLDK; from the coding sequence ATGGACACCAAATTGCTCGACATTCTTGCCTGCCCGATCTGCAAGGGTCCGCTCAAGCTCAGCGCCGACAAAACCGAGCTGATCAGCAAAGGCGCCGGCCTTGCCTACCCGATCCGCGACGGCATTCCGGTGATGCTGGAAAGCGAAGCGCGCACCCTCACCACCGACGAGCGTCTGGACAAATGA
- the kdsB gene encoding 3-deoxy-manno-octulosonate cytidylyltransferase — protein MTAAFTVVIPARYGSSRFPGKPLKTIAGKPMIQHVWEQARKSSAERVVVATDDQRIVEACQAFGAEVLMTRDDHNSGTDRLAEVAAKLGLADDAIVVNVQGDEPMIPPAVIDQVADNLAAHPEARMSTLAEPIEDVASLFNPNVVKVCSDLNGLALTFSRAPLPWARDALAKTREELPEGVPYRRHIGIYAYRAGFLHDFVSWGPCWLENTENLEQLRALWHGVRIHVADALEAPPAGVDTAEDLERVRRLLEV, from the coding sequence ATGACCGCAGCGTTTACCGTTGTCATTCCTGCGCGCTATGGGTCGAGTCGCTTTCCGGGCAAGCCGCTGAAAACCATCGCCGGCAAGCCGATGATCCAGCACGTCTGGGAACAGGCGCGCAAAAGCAGCGCAGAGCGTGTGGTGGTTGCCACTGACGATCAGCGCATCGTCGAGGCTTGCCAGGCGTTCGGCGCCGAAGTACTGATGACCCGCGATGATCACAATTCCGGCACTGACCGTCTGGCCGAAGTCGCCGCCAAGCTGGGTCTGGCCGACGACGCCATCGTGGTCAACGTCCAGGGCGACGAGCCGATGATCCCGCCGGCTGTGATCGATCAGGTTGCCGACAACCTCGCGGCGCACCCTGAGGCGCGCATGTCGACCCTCGCCGAGCCGATCGAGGACGTGGCATCGCTGTTCAATCCCAACGTGGTCAAGGTCTGTTCCGACCTCAATGGCCTGGCCCTGACCTTCAGCCGCGCGCCGCTGCCCTGGGCTCGCGATGCGCTGGCGAAGACCCGCGAAGAGTTGCCGGAAGGCGTGCCGTACCGCCGCCACATCGGCATCTATGCCTACCGCGCCGGGTTCCTCCACGACTTTGTCAGCTGGGGGCCTTGCTGGCTGGAAAACACCGAGAACCTTGAGCAGTTGCGTGCGCTCTGGCACGGCGTGCGTATCCACGTGGCCGATGCCCTTGAAGCGCCACCGGCCGGTGTCGACACCGCCGAAGACCTGGAACGCGTCCGTCGTCTGCTGGAGGTTTGA
- the murB gene encoding UDP-N-acetylmuramate dehydrogenase, with amino-acid sequence MTLNVQHDVSLKPYNTFGVAVRARRFAEAFSDDDVREALAYSSSHDVPLMVIGGGSNLLLTRDVDALVLRMANRGIRITYEDCGGAIVEAEAGEPWHPFVLDTLAQGLAGLENLSLIPGTVGAAPMQNIGAYGVELKDVFHSLTAMDRHSGELREFALADCEFGYRDSLFKHQPNRWLILRVRFKLSYSATLHLDYGPVRQRLEEQGIKEPSPIHVSRAICAIRSEKLPDPATLGNAGSFFKNPLVSAEQFAVIKLTHPGVVGYPQADGQVKLAAGWLIEQAGWKGFREGDAGVHALQSLVLVNYGQASGKQLLGLAQRIQADILERFGVALEMEPNLY; translated from the coding sequence ATGACGCTGAACGTGCAGCACGACGTGTCTCTCAAGCCCTACAACACGTTCGGCGTGGCTGTGCGCGCCCGGCGTTTTGCCGAGGCGTTCAGCGACGACGACGTGCGCGAGGCCCTCGCGTATTCATCCAGCCACGACGTGCCACTGATGGTCATTGGCGGTGGCAGTAACCTGCTGCTGACCCGTGATGTCGACGCCCTCGTGTTGCGCATGGCCAACCGAGGCATCCGCATCACCTATGAAGATTGCGGCGGTGCCATTGTCGAAGCGGAGGCGGGCGAGCCCTGGCATCCTTTCGTGCTGGACACGCTCGCCCAGGGACTGGCCGGGTTGGAAAACCTCAGCCTCATCCCCGGCACCGTCGGCGCTGCACCGATGCAAAACATCGGCGCTTACGGCGTTGAGCTCAAGGATGTTTTCCACAGCCTGACCGCGATGGATCGACACAGCGGCGAGCTGCGGGAATTTGCCCTGGCCGACTGCGAATTCGGCTACCGCGACAGCCTGTTCAAGCATCAGCCGAACCGCTGGCTGATCCTGCGGGTTCGGTTCAAGCTCAGCTACTCGGCGACCCTGCATCTCGATTACGGTCCGGTGCGTCAGCGCCTGGAAGAGCAGGGCATCAAAGAACCTTCGCCGATCCACGTGAGCCGTGCGATCTGCGCCATCCGCAGCGAAAAACTGCCGGACCCCGCGACGCTGGGCAATGCGGGGAGCTTCTTCAAGAACCCGCTGGTGTCCGCCGAGCAGTTTGCCGTGATCAAGCTCACGCATCCTGGCGTGGTCGGCTACCCTCAGGCCGATGGCCAGGTCAAGCTGGCGGCGGGCTGGTTGATCGAGCAGGCGGGCTGGAAGGGCTTTCGTGAGGGCGACGCCGGCGTTCATGCGCTGCAGTCGCTGGTGCTGGTCAACTATGGCCAGGCGTCGGGCAAGCAACTGCTCGGTCTGGCGCAGCGGATTCAGGCGGACATCCTCGAGCGCTTTGGTGTTGCGCTGGAAATGGAACCTAACCTGTATTGA
- a CDS encoding nucleotidyltransferase family protein — MSETLCAIVLAAGLGSRYRAVAGHHRNKLLAQCLGRDGTERSVLEQVLASVRPLADKTVLLTRADYCSVAELGLRHGCEVVVLDSPGMGDSIAAAVSAEPAHRGWLIALGDMPFIHADTLERVARSVEDDAISVPVHGGQYGHPVAFGRTFGSALMALGGEKGAKRLFLGARIKEIEVDDPGVLWDVDVPAALIFQPR; from the coding sequence ATGAGTGAAACCCTGTGTGCCATCGTGCTGGCTGCCGGCCTCGGCAGCCGTTACCGGGCGGTCGCCGGTCACCACCGCAACAAGCTCCTGGCGCAATGCCTCGGGCGCGATGGCACGGAGCGATCGGTGCTGGAGCAGGTGCTCGCCAGCGTCAGACCCCTCGCCGATAAAACCGTCCTGCTGACCCGAGCCGATTACTGCAGCGTTGCTGAACTGGGCCTGCGCCACGGCTGTGAAGTGGTGGTGCTGGATTCCCCCGGCATGGGCGACAGCATCGCCGCGGCCGTTTCGGCCGAGCCTGCCCATCGCGGCTGGTTGATTGCATTGGGCGACATGCCCTTCATCCACGCTGACACCCTTGAGCGCGTAGCTCGTTCGGTAGAAGACGACGCCATCAGCGTACCGGTGCATGGCGGACAGTATGGGCATCCCGTCGCCTTTGGCCGCACCTTCGGGTCGGCGCTCATGGCGCTTGGCGGGGAGAAGGGCGCCAAACGGCTGTTCCTGGGCGCGCGGATCAAGGAGATCGAGGTCGACGACCCAGGCGTGTTATGGGACGTGGACGTGCCCGCTGCGCTGATCTTTCAACCGCGCTGA